Proteins encoded by one window of Deinococcus radiodurans R1 = ATCC 13939 = DSM 20539:
- a CDS encoding TRAP transporter permease — translation MTEVTSVRPSSIKAIQTPFHGGYTWPQLMGQLATNTEGIFGTALGVSAQIVFLFVLFGAVFDKLGAGDWFMRVAQSILGSFRGGAAKASILSSGLNGIISGSAVSNVVTGGNITIGTMIRTGYSREKAGAIEVASSSNGQLMPPVMGAAAFIMAQNLNIEYRSLILAAAIPAFLCYAALLAVAHIEALKLNLRGLPRSELPPLKRTVLEGWYYILPLGYLIGILTVNPEANPERIALNTILIMMVMMFVQEGFFANRDGRGLGQGLKDGARKLIEAFESGARSMVGIAIATAAAGIIVGIVTITGLGFGLADVVESVANLFQMPFLKVLAVLVMGQLIALILGMGLPTTANYILMSALIVPIIARVAGLDTSNPAQMLPAHMFVFYFGIMADSTPPVALAAFAAAAISGGDPVKTGVQAFQYELRTALLAYMMFFNPQLLLIAHDRLGGLPLAEAIPMILFAFIGLVAFSAATLRFLHRKTNPVQMLMLLVAAFVLIIPTHIAYNLGALALIAAVYFWQKAGSRREPPAPLPTAA, via the coding sequence ATGACTGAAGTCACGAGTGTGCGCCCCTCAAGCATCAAGGCCATTCAGACGCCCTTTCACGGCGGCTACACCTGGCCGCAACTGATGGGCCAACTGGCGACGAACACCGAGGGCATCTTCGGGACGGCGCTGGGCGTATCCGCGCAGATTGTCTTTCTCTTCGTGCTGTTCGGCGCCGTGTTCGACAAGCTCGGCGCGGGCGACTGGTTCATGCGGGTCGCGCAGAGCATCCTCGGCAGTTTCCGGGGCGGGGCGGCGAAGGCGAGCATCCTGTCGAGCGGGCTCAACGGCATCATTTCCGGGTCTGCCGTGTCCAACGTGGTGACCGGCGGCAACATCACCATCGGCACCATGATTCGCACCGGCTACAGCCGTGAAAAGGCGGGGGCCATCGAGGTCGCCAGTTCCAGCAACGGCCAGTTGATGCCCCCGGTCATGGGCGCGGCGGCCTTCATCATGGCGCAGAACCTGAACATCGAGTACCGCTCGCTGATTCTGGCGGCGGCGATTCCGGCCTTCCTGTGTTACGCCGCGCTGCTCGCCGTGGCGCACATCGAGGCGCTCAAGCTCAACCTGCGCGGGCTGCCGCGTTCCGAACTGCCGCCGCTGAAACGGACGGTGCTGGAAGGCTGGTACTACATCCTTCCGCTCGGCTACCTGATCGGCATTCTGACCGTCAACCCGGAAGCCAACCCCGAGCGCATCGCCCTGAACACCATCCTGATCATGATGGTGATGATGTTCGTGCAGGAAGGCTTTTTTGCTAACCGTGACGGACGCGGCCTGGGCCAGGGCCTGAAAGACGGCGCCCGCAAACTGATTGAAGCCTTCGAGAGCGGCGCCCGCAGCATGGTTGGCATCGCCATCGCCACCGCCGCCGCCGGCATCATCGTGGGCATCGTGACCATCACCGGGCTGGGCTTCGGCCTCGCCGACGTGGTGGAAAGTGTCGCCAACCTGTTCCAGATGCCCTTTCTCAAGGTTCTGGCGGTGCTGGTCATGGGGCAACTGATCGCGCTGATTCTGGGCATGGGCCTGCCGACCACCGCCAACTACATCCTGATGAGCGCCCTGATCGTGCCGATCATCGCCCGCGTGGCGGGGCTCGACACCTCCAACCCGGCGCAGATGCTCCCGGCGCACATGTTCGTCTTCTACTTCGGCATCATGGCCGACAGCACCCCGCCCGTGGCCCTCGCGGCCTTCGCGGCGGCGGCGATTTCGGGCGGCGACCCGGTGAAAACCGGCGTGCAGGCCTTTCAATACGAACTGCGGACCGCCCTGCTCGCCTACATGATGTTCTTTAACCCGCAACTGCTGCTGATTGCCCACGACCGGCTCGGCGGCCTTCCGCTGGCCGAGGCGATTCCGATGATTCTCTTCGCCTTTATCGGCCTGGTCGCCTTCAGCGCCGCCACCCTGCGTTTCCTGCACCGCAAGACCAACCCAGTGCAAATGCTAATGCTGCTCGTCGCCGCCTTCGTGCTGATTATCCCGACCCACATTGCTTACAACCTAGGCGCGCTCGCCCTCATCGCCGCCGTGTACTTCTGGCAAAAGGCCGGCAGCCGGAGAGAGCCGCCGGCGCCGCTGCCCACCGCCGCGTAA